From the genome of Amia ocellicauda isolate fAmiCal2 chromosome 14, fAmiCal2.hap1, whole genome shotgun sequence, one region includes:
- the LOC136768016 gene encoding nuclear RNA export factor 1-like: MNRSPPPPSVLNRLKPEHLEQLKQCLSKRFDASQQALDLSSIRTDPDLVSRNIEVILNRTCGMQDINDIIEENIPELLSLNLSHNRLYKLDEVSELVRKVTNLKVLNLSHNELKSERVLDKVKGFKLEELWLEYNPLCENFKDQPSYISAIREKFPRLLRLDGHVLPRLVTFEIDPPTKLSACKGSTSVGRKVKRVIQRFLQEYYTVYDSGNRWLLLEAYQDGATFSLSYPFCSQNPYRCSLEGYKTSSNVKEPKDPTSWFHLQKQTRQGVVALLSELPKTQHDPSSFVVDVHTSTKKIVSFTVTGVFKEVNEKSGDSVRMFSRTFITIPAANSGLCIVNDELFVQNAKPEMIRRAFATLAPPPPSSSVPRLTAKQQKMLSIFSTRSCMNLEWSQKCLQDNAWDFNRASQIFTQLKAQRKIPDVAFK; the protein is encoded by the exons ATGAACcgcagccccccaccccccagcgtGCTGAACAGACTGAAGCCGGAGCACCTGGAGCAACTCAAG caATGTTTGAGTAAGCGTTTTGATGCTTCCCAGCAAGCTCTGGACCTCAGCAGCATTCGCACTGACCCGG ACCTGGTGTCTCGGAATATCGAGGTGATTCTGAACAGGACGTGCGGCATGCAGGACATCAATGACATCATCGAGGAGAACATCCCTGAG CTCCTCTCTCTGAACCTCAGCCACAACAGACTCTACAAACTGGACGAAGTCTCTGAGCTGGTGAGAAAAGTGACCAACCTGAAGGTCCTCAACCTCTCTCACAACGAG CTGAAGTCAGAGAGGGTTCTGGACAAGGTGAAGGGCTTCAAGCTGGAGGAGCTGTGGCTGGAGTACAACCCCCTGTGCGAAAACTTCAAAGACCAACCATCCTACATcag CGCCATCAGAGAGAAGTTCCCTCGACTGCTCAGGCTG gaTGGTCATGTCCTCCCCAGACTGGTTACATTTGAGATTGATCCCCCAACCAAACTCTCGGCCTGCAAG ggCAGTACTTCTGTGGGTAGGAAGGTGAAAAGAGTGATTCAGCGCTTCCTGCAGGA gtaCTACACAGTGTACGACTCGGGGAACAGATGGCTGCTCCTTGAGGCGTATCAGGACGGGGCCACCTTCTCCCTCAGCTACCCCTTCTGCTCTCAGAACCCCTACAG GTGCAGTCTGGAAGGTTACAAGACCAGTTCCAACGTCAAAGAACCGAAAGACCCCA CCTCGTGGTTCCACCTGCAGAAGCAAACACGCCAGGGCGTGGTGGCCCTGCTGAGCGAGCTGCCCAAGACGCAGCACGACCCCAGCTCCTTCGTGGTGGACGtccacaccagcact aaaAAGATAGTGTCCTTCACCGTCACTGGAGTGTTTAAAGAAG tgaACGAGAAGTCTGGAGACTCAGTGCGCATGTTCTCGCGCACGTTCATCACAATCCCTGCAGCAAACTCTGG GCTCTGTATTGTGAACGATGAGCTGTTTGTGCAGAATGCGAAGCCGGAGATGATCAGACGGGCGTTCGCCACGTTggcccccccaccacccagCAGCTCTGTGCCCAGACTGACCGCTAAGCAGCAAAAGATGCTGTCCATCTTCTCCACGCGGTCCTGCATGAACCTGGAGTGGTCACAGAA GTGTCTACAGGACAATGCGTGGGATTTCAACAGAGCCTCACAGATCTTCACCCAGCTCAAG GCTCAAAGGAAGATCCCAGATGTGGCTTTCAAGTGA